The following proteins are co-located in the Diorhabda carinulata isolate Delta chromosome 4, icDioCari1.1, whole genome shotgun sequence genome:
- the LOC130892339 gene encoding uncharacterized protein LOC130892339, translated as MRFKNGCFVIFFLLFVIYRVDSRPQFFLDKIGDTLKQTGCKVQEIGSKVFSHKQNGGSSSCTDKNNGEQNSNHPFINNSEQKPSTGYAINQNSNQPSDVQNHRNQVGYEPNNQQYPTHVENNVQTTRSSTNRPNTMIFPGEAEKPEPSTYNSQQGFDGRTLANKPNQQMEPVGENPSHVQGSNVEVSSSTTARSHSRKTYLDHSSKRKQYSSDYSDEDSDDGTSKKKKKKIPATPPPESNEDHEGVTDGRSLIGKVKTNCPEGYVADKRGRCREVYG; from the exons atgagatTCAAAAACGgatgttttgtaattttttttctattatttgtaatatatcGAGTAGATTCAAGACCGCAGTTCTTTTTGGATAAAATCGGTGATACGTTAAAACAAACAGGTTGCAAGGTTCAGGAAATCGGTTCAAAAGTATTTTCACATAAACAAAATGGTGGCTCCAGTTCTTGTACAg ATAAAAATAACGGGGAACAAAATTCTAACCatccatttataaataatagtgaACAGAAACCTTCTACGGGTTATGCTATTAATCAAAACTCCAATCAACCAAGTGACGtacaaaatcatcgaaatcaaGTTGGTTACGAACCAAATAATCAACAATATCCCACTCATGTCGAGAATAATGTTCAAACAACACGATCAAGTACCAATCGTCCTAACACAATGATTTTCCCTGGAGAAGCCGAAAAACCAGAACCTTCTACATACAATAGTCAACAAGGATTCGATGGTAGAACTCTTGCAAATAAACCTAATCAACAAATGGAACCCGTAGGAGAAAATCCAAGTCACGTTCAAGGAAGCAACGTAGAAGTTAGTTCTTCAACTACTGCTCGAAGCCATTCCCGGAAAACTTACTTGGACCATTCCTCTAAACGTAAGCAGTATAGTAGCGATTATTCCGATGAGGATAGTGATGACGGAACAtctaagaaaaagaagaagaagatac CCGCAACTCCTCCACCTGAGAGTAACGAGGATCATGAAGGGGTAACGGACGGAAGGAGTCTTATCGGAAAAGTTAAAACGAATTGTCCCGAAGGATATGTAGCTGACAAAAGAGGGAGATGCAGAGAAGTGTATGGatga